The following is a genomic window from Sphingobacterium spiritivorum.
ACAGGAAAAATTGCTGACCTGGAATTATCAAACCGAAGAATAGAGGTTTATAAAGTTTTTGACTCTTTCTTTGTTGAGTTATAAAAAAGGTTGTCTGGCCATTCGTCAGACAACCTTTTCAATTTACCGGGCTAACCAGGTTTCAATTAGGGATTTAAGTTTAGGGTCACTCGGTCTTGGACTGTCTGTCGTAATAATATTTCCTTTTTTATCAATCAACATATAACGTGGAATACCGGTTACCTTATAGGCTGCTGAAAGGTCATTGCCCGGGCCGGCATGTAGTTGTATACCTTTTAGATTTTTCTCTGGTACATATTTGTCCCATGCTTTTTTATCCTGATCTACCGATATCCCGACAAAGGCAATATCTTTTCCTTTAAACTGTTCATTCAGTTTCTCCCAATGAGGTTCTTCCGCTTTACAGGGGCCGCACCATGTTGCCCAAAGATCTATCAAGACCAGCTTTCCTTTCAGGTCTGCCAGAGAAACTTTTTTACCGGTTATATCCGGATAGCTAAAGGCAATCGCCTGTGTACCTTCTTTCGTATCTGCCAGCTTAACAGCGATAGCTTGTGCGCGTTCCTGTTGATCCTTCAATATAAAGTATTGCTTGTATTGGTTGTACATGTCCTGATAGTCACTATAAGAGCGGGCTCCTGAAAGTCGGGCTAATACATATTGTCCTTTTATGACATCAGCAGGAATAGCTTCTACCTGTTGTTGGAAAGTCGGTTTACTCGACATATCTATTTTTTTATACACTAAACTGGTCATGAAACGGTCTCCATAAGGAAACTTTAGCAAGTCTTCCGAAAGAAACGGATCCGATTTGAACTGGATATAGTAATCCGAAAGTTCTTCTTTGCTTGGATGTGCAGAACGAGGTGTATAGAGATAACCGATAGCCAGATTGGCAAAATCAAAATCAACTATTTTGGAAAAAAATGCATCAAATTTAGCATTTCCCGTTTTATTACGTGATTTGATTGCATCGAGTTGAGTATACATTTCTTCTACTTCAGGGAAGAAATCCATGTATGTACTTATTGTGGTCCAATAGACGGATTTATCCAATAGCGAATAAGATGCCTTGAACCAATCCGTCAATGCAATGTTTTCAGGACTATTGTTTCCGGAAAGCGAATAATTTGCTTTTTCTAAGCGGATGTTCAGTTCGTCATTTCCTTTAAAATAGAATTTAAATACATGACGTAAACTTAGCGCATCCGATCCACCGACCGCGTACAATCCCTGATATTCAGGCGTGAATTTGAACGCAAAACGTTCGGATGAGTCAGGCGTAGCCGTAGCTATTTCCACCAAGCGACCATTCAGTACTTTGTAAAGAAATACCTTTGCATAGGATTTCTTGTCTGCAGTCCCATTAATAATAGTGGCATTTTGAGCCATCAGACTACTGGTCAGGAGACTCAGTAGCAGAATGAATAAGGAAGTTCTCATATGATTTATAATATTATTTTCAATTGCATTTATGAAAGAGAGACTATCTGTTGATTGTATAAGATTGTGTAACCGTATCAGATTGTGATTCTATGGTAATAGCAGTGCCTTTTTCCAGATTCAAGATGCTCTCCAAAGCAGTCTTATCCTTTAGAAAAGTATGTGTCGGAATGCCATTGATACTCGAGATGGCTGCTCCGGTTGCTAATTTTACTTTTTCATCCGCCGCACCAACTACACTGAGTAAGCGTAATTTACCTTCTGAATCATAACCGAAGAGATAACTGCCGATTGAAAAATCCTGAGGATAGGGGTACAGGTGATTAGGCTCCAGATATATCTCCCGGTTTTGGAGATTGATCGTGAAATTATATCTGCTGATCAGGCGTACGCCAATAGATCCGTCAAATTCAGGTTTCCAGTTTTCGTTGTTGGCGCCGCCAGCCATTAGCGTTACGGGCAAATTCGGAACTGCAGGGAGATGTGAAAAGGAAAAGTTGTGACTTCGTCCTGTAAAAGTAGGAGAGACCATACCCATGCTCGCTGTCGTGCCCTGATACTCCGGTTTAAATCCGCTGACCAGCAGTCTGTTTGTCCGCACAAAAGGTCTGAAGCATATCAATGAATAAGATGCTCCTGTATCAAAGACAAAATTTCCGGTATAGGATTTTCCGGCACGGATTTCCAGATTCCCCGGAATAATAAGCAATCCTGCAGGCATTTCAACAGGGATTGCGTGTCCTTGTTGTTCGTACTGATAATCTCCAAAATCGTAGAGCAGCAATTCGCATTTGTCATAATCAACTTTTGTGATAAATCGCTTTACCAGACTATTTCCGATGATGCCATCTGTCTCTCTGTGCATCTCCGGGAATATCGCAATACCCTGACCCTGCAATTTTAGCGTATCTAAGGAAATGGTATTATTATCAGATACCTGAATCTGCATATTACCTCCCACTACAGAGGCATTATTCTGCCGCGTTACTTTGAGTCCGATTTCATCCGCAAGTTGTTGGCTGACGGCCATACCGTCTGCTCCTGTGTCAAATAATAACCGCAAAGGGCGTTTAAAATCATTAATCTTTACAGACAGTATTATTGTCCCGTCGTGATTCTCAAATGGTATTTTAGCCCGTAATCGAGACGTTTGATAACGATTCATGCCGTAGAGCTGATCAAATAGATCCAGATAGAGCATACGATCTGCTGAGTCGGTATAAAAGGCTGTCTGCACGGTGCTCTTATCTGTTTTGCTGATCTCTATTGCTACCTTGTGTCCTGAGTCTTGCTTTTGCGTGGAGATGAATCTGACATTCTCAGCAGGATAGCTCGAGAGAATGTGATCCAGATAGCGTACTGCTCCTTGCTGAGTGTTGCCGGCAATAGAAAATGAGGGCGCTAATGCTGCTTTTAAATTAGCAGAGTTCTTGTCCTTAAAGGCTTGCCGGATTTGCTGTACAAGTTTGTGATCCTGTTGTGCAAATACATTATTTATTAAAGTCATGATCAGAATGGTAAAAAGCATTCTGATTTTTTTTATCTCTTCTTTTATCATTATTTTGCTTTTACCAACCCAAAGGGGCGTCTAATGAACATACATCTGCTACTTTTCCGAATCCTTCAAAAGAGTAATAACGATTGTAAGGGGCATTGAACTGGGGAATATCATATATATCTACTTTGCCGGAAGTAGCAGGAGTGTTGGGATCATATGTTGCCACGATTAAACCATACAAAACTGCTTTAAATCTTCTTCCATATGTGTTTTGAAGAGTCGGATGGTTAACTGTAACCGGACTTACATATGTTGTCTGATCGTATTTTAACATGGTGATAATTCGATTACCATAATCCTGTTGCATTTTAGTTTCTTTGGTATCTACATCGTATTGATATAATTTACCTCCTACTGCATATTGGAGATATCCGTACTGTTGATCTACAGCAAACGCAGTCGCCTTTGAGAGTTCTGGTAATGTACTTATATCATCCCAATAAGTAGCATTAAAACTAGCTGCATTATTCATTCTGGCAAGGTAGTATCCTGAGTTATCTTTCAAAATAGCATAAGCACGGCCTCCATAGGCCAGTGTCTGTCCCATCCATACCAAATCTTTGCCAACATTATTAGGGTTAAATGCTGCACTTGCCGTATTATAGGGCAGAGGTGATGTAGAGGTCATAGATCCGTTGCTATTTCGTACAAATCTTTTATTCGTATTGTCGTACATCAGTGTAGACAGGTTAATGGTAGAATTTCGATTGACGGCCAAGAATGGAGCTATCTTAAAGTAAGAATTATCTGATAACCTGTTTATGGGTGTGCCAAAGTTGTATTGGAAAGTGGCATATCTCAGGAAAGCATCTCCATTATAGGTAGCAAAACCGTTTCCACCTCCGCAAGAAAAAATTTGGTCAACCTTATTTAATGCTGCTCCTCCACCGGTTTCAAATTTAAAAGCGTATCGTTCGCTGTAGATAAAGCCATCAGTTAGGTTTAATTTTTCCGTTGCATCTTCAGTTCCTATGTATAAAAAGTACTTGATGGGATTTCCGGTCGCCGGAATACGATTGGCCCAACCATGTAAAAATTTTGGTTTTCCGGATAAAGTAAGTGTTTTTCCAGTCTCTGAATCAGAAAAAAGGAGATTAAATTTACGAAATTCCTTAGGGTAAGTGTTTGTTTCAAAGTTATATTCAAAGAAATCTAATTGACTTTGATTATTTACTTCACTCAGGAAAGCCCAGCCTCCTTTAAATGATCCCTCTACTTTCAGACTAAATGTTTTTTGCCAGCTTATTCCCGAAGATTTTTCAGTTACTCTATAGAATAGACTATAATTCCCTATTCCAAAAGGAAAAGGCATATTTAGTATTCTTGTTTCCGCTACAAGTTTTCGCTGTTCGCTCTGAGGTAAAGCCGGATTAAAACTGATCCACTCATAACTATAATCTTCTTCCTTAAAGTCCGGATCCTGTGTGAATGTAAGTTTGGGCTCAATCTTAATATTTTGGCCGACTGTAATACGATAATCTGTATCGATTCCATCTATAGTAAGATCGTTAATATCCTTATAATCATAATTACCAAGGTCTTTTTTGCAGGAGACAAAAGCTGATAATACGAATAGAATAATAATGTATCTGGTGTTTTTTAACGTTTTCATTTTATATTGAACATTAGATTGTTATTTATCTTGCATATCTTCCCATAGTGATCACCTGTCCTGTTTCATCTTTATGAATCCTTCCCTCACCAGCTTCTTTTGCAAGCCAGAATTTCATATATCCACCCCAATAGGACAACAACGCGATAGTGAAATAATTTTCTTTAGCATATTTCTCATCGATAAAATACTTTGGTTCGATATCAAACAGATCCAGTAATAATTGAAGTTTTGTTTTTGAATATGTACCCAGATAATCTTCAAGCATTGGTTTATAAGGAGCAACAGACCAGGCATAGGGAGCATTGAGTATATCATCGATTTTGATTGTGTACTTTAATAGAGAGACTTTAAAATTCTGATTTGGTGCAAACCTATATTTGATATTTGTATTGAAATTCTCATTTTCTTCCAACATCAGTGTTGCACTTAGTTGTTGCTGTTTCATATCAGCAGTCCGTTTCAAAATAATATTGAGAGATCCTGTATTTTTTCCTGCCGGAATAATCAGTTTATCTTCATCTATGTTGTAGTGAATGCCTGGCTGTAGGGAAGATTCAGGACTTGATGAGATCTTGAAAATCCGGTCCACATTCATAATAGGTCCTGTTGCCAGCACATCTATCTTTTTAAAAAATACATTTACAGTATCAGGCATATAGCCAAAGGATTGTTCAAAGACGAAATCTTTCTTTCTGTCCAGGGCAGTATTATATATTTCAGGAAAATAAATACTGCTTCCGGAAACCTCCTGATTAAAAGTCTCTAAAGGATCTTCTTTACAACTTAATAATAAAACAATTAATGAAAGGGCTATAATCTTTTTCATAATTAGTAGATTTAACGGTTATTTAATTCTTCTTCAGGAACAGGCACAGCCCATGCAGAAGCAGGTACCACGAAGCCATTTAAGTTGGATGGGGAAATGATATTGCTGATTTGTTTTCTTTTGTAGTAATACCATAACTGACCTTCTCCATAAAATTCTTTTCTATACTCCTTTAATATTTCATTTTCCAGACCATTTGAAGAGGATAAACTGCTTATACCCCTATGGTTTCGTACCGTATTAATGTAAGATAATGCTTCATTTGGGTCAGTAGCACATTCAGCAGCGATGTAGTACATTTCACTTAGACGGATTAATGGGATAGTGAATCTTTGTGGTTGTCTTGCATCTTTTTGTACAAGGTCAGCATACTTAAAGAATGTTGGGAAGGCTACCCCGGTAGGTGGAACTTTCCAGATATAATCTTTTCGGTAGTCATTGCTGTTATTTTCATAAACAGTATTGATAAAAGATGCTGACCCACTGGCCAAGAGACTTTCACTGGACAATTCGTAATAGAAATATTTATTGTAGTCATTATACAGTTCTCTAGAGTACGCTGCAAATAATAGTTCGGTCGAAAATATACGATCAGGATTTTCATTGTCTCCTGTTATCTTATTCGGAATAATCCAGGGAAATAAAGCTGACTTATCTATGATAGTTTTTGCAGCTTGATATGCCCCTGTTTTATCATTTTTCCACAATAATACACGCGCTTTTAGTCCCTGAACAGCATAATAATTAAAGCGTAAATGATTATTGTTTAATGACCCTTGTGTCAAAGCTGGGTCCTGATCCAGGTATTTTGATGCCTCTTCGAGATCAGTTAAGGCGAATTGTATAACATCTTTTGCAGTTGAGAAATCCACTATATTTTGTCCCAACTTATGGTAATAGGGAATGGACAACGCTATAGGATCGGCCGTGTATGATCCGGGACCAAATAATCTCAGAAGATCAAAGTGTAAAAAAGCTCTCAAACCTAAAGCTTCACCTTTTATTAACCGGGCTTTGTCTGCGGAGATATTTGCTTTATAAGTCTCTAGATTTTCTAAAAGCTTGTTTACGTTTGCAATAGCAATGTAACTGTCTTGCCATATTCCTGCAAATATCTTTTTTACATTGTCTTTTTGATACTCATATGCAGCTATATCTGTATTAAGTGATGTCCCCGCAGTCTGATATCGCTGGGCTAATAGCTCTACGGTGCTAAGTGTTAGGTGATTACCATAAAGATTATTTTGTCCCATTAAGATATAGATACCGTTGAGTTCGTCAATAAATCCTTGTTCATTGCGAAAAGTCTGTTCTTCTGTAAATTTGTCTTCAGGTTGTACCTGAAGCCATTTTTGACAAGATACTGTTACAGTGAACACTGCTATTAGCAGAAAAAAATAATATCTTTTCATGTTATCTAAAATTGGCGGTTAAACTAAAGGAAACTGTTCGTGCATATGGAAAGTCTATTCCACGTTCTCTCCTTACGGTAGATAAACGTGCGATATCATTTAAGTATCCAGTGAGACGTAAATTACTCAATCTGGCCTGTTGCATCCAGGATTTGTTTCTCCACTCATAGCCTAAACTTACTGATTCCAGTGAGATCGTATTTTCCTGTTGAACAAATCGGCTGGACATCTGTGTCGACTCATCAATTCCCATAAGGTTATTGTATGCCTGATTGTAATCATTAAGTTGTATTTTTCTGAATTCGCTGATGTCACCTGGATTTTTCCATCTCGAATATAAGGCTCTTTTATCCTGATTATATTTGAGCAATTGTTGCATTGTGATGTTTTCAACTTTGTTGAATAAAGCAGAGTTGAAAATATCCTGATCATATATATATCTGATACTTATACTTGTCGTGAAACCTTTATAAGCAAAATTAGTGTTGAATACTCCTTGCCATTTCGGACGAGTGTTACCAACTACCACCGCATCTTTCCAATCGTATTGATAAGAGTATGTCCCATCTTTCTTCAAAAAGATTTCAAGTCCTGTTGAGGGGTCAATCCCTACAGAAGGCACCGTCCATATATCTGCCGGATCCCCTCCGTCCCGATAAGCGATAAGTGATTTATTATTGCGAAGAGAAGTATTCAGGCTTTCCAGTATATTGTTAAATTTATTGTAAATCTGTTTATTGGTAGCTGCAGTAAGACTAACTGTCCACATCGTACGATTTTGAGGTTGATTAATAATATTATACTTCGTCATAATCTCCATTCCGTCAACGGTCAGACTTCCTGCATTAAGAGGATATTTTGATAATGCTGTTGACGGTGGCAGAGCAACACCTATTACTAGTGGATCTGTAAGTTTACGGTAAGCATTTAATTGTATGGTCACTCTATTGTTCCAAAGATTAGCATCCAGACCTAAGCTGTATTGTGTGGTATTCTGCCATTTCAGATCTTTATTTCCCAAAGCACTGATAATAATTCCCTGACCATTTTGGTTGAAGCTGTTTAGATAATCATAAGTACTAACTGAGGTATAACTTGCAAAATTCTGGTTACCGGTCAACCCTACATTCGCTCTAAGACGAAGTAAGTTAACCCAGTCCGTTTGAGCAAGAAAATGCTCTTTGTGTAGATTCCAGCTTAATCCTGCTGAAAAGAAGGGTGAGTAAATGTTTTCATTTCCAAATGCGGTAGAACCATCATAAGTAAAAGAAAAATCCGCATTATATCTTTGATCATAGGAATAGTTAAAAGAAGATATAATAGAATGTCTTCTGCTAATACTCTTAGAAGCCTCCGGTCTTCCATTAGGAGCATAACCATAGGCAAATTTGGGATTTCCATTGCTTGCAGATGGAAATCCTATTGCTAAAAAACCATTACTGGTTGCATCTTTACTATATAATTCGGTTCTTAAAAAGGCATTTATAAGATGTTTGCCAAATGTTTTTCCAAACTGTCCGTCAATATTCCAGATGTAGCTAAACATGTTTAGGTTTTTAGAATTAAGCGAGCCTCTTTCTAATGTAGGTTTTTCATAAAAAGAGTTATCTAAAGGGGAAACAAATACATTTGTTTTTGTGTCATTTTTGCTGATTTGCAATGAGGTAGAAAACTTCAGGGAGCTGTTTAAGTCGTAGCGAGCCTGAAGATTATTAACCAGTGAAAAATTCTTCCCACGGTCAAAATTTCCCAAAGAAGCATTGTATTGCGGATTTGAAATATATTCAACCTGTGGTCTGTAAGGATTTTGAATTATTTCTAAAAAGCGATCTGTTGAGCCTATTTTCTCATAGTAGGGATTCGTGTTGACCCATGTTTTGAAAGATCCATATGGAGATTCGTTAGAAGAGTAGCCATTAATGTATAGATTATTACTGATATTCAATTTTTGATTGCGGTAAGATAGGTTAAGTGTAGTACCCCAAGTTTTTCTCCCTGAACCTTTCATTGCTCCCGAAGTATTTTTATAATCTCCTCCTACTGTATATACCAGTGAACCTTCTCCTCCTGTTACTAATAAGGAGTGACGCTGCGAGAAGCCTGTTTGTACCGGATCACTTAGCCAGTAAGAGTCAATTCCCTGATTGATTTTTTTCAAACGATCCGAATACAATTGGTCAAGATGCATTTGTGTGATAGGGTTATCTAACCGTGGATGTCTTATATAACGCCCAGATAAACGCTCAAATTCAAGTTTTTCAGCTGCATTCATCATGTTATAACTACTGAGATCAGGTAAATCCACATTCGCATCCAAAGTGTAATTGATATTTATATCTCCTGCTTTGGGTCTGATAGTTTCGACTACTACTACACCATTTGAAGCTCTGGAACCATAGATTGCTGTAGAGGCCGCATCTTTTAATATCGTTATAGAGGAAATCCTGTTTATATCCAAATCCGTTATTGTACGTAGCGTTGTAGGAAATCCATCCAATATGAAAAGTGGTTGATTTGGATCTTCTCCGAATTCATCTCTTAAACCTTCTGTCGAAATACTGGTCTGACCTCTCAACTCTATGGTCGCTAGTGCATTAGGGTTAGAACCCGAAATATTGTTCTCCATGACCAAAAAAGAAGGATCCAACGATTTTAGAGCCTGAATGACATTCGTATTACCAATAGATTTTAAATCTTCCTTACTAAAAGTAGAGGTGGCTCCGGT
Proteins encoded in this region:
- a CDS encoding TlpA family protein disulfide reductase — protein: MRTSLFILLLSLLTSSLMAQNATIINGTADKKSYAKVFLYKVLNGRLVEIATATPDSSERFAFKFTPEYQGLYAVGGSDALSLRHVFKFYFKGNDELNIRLEKANYSLSGNNSPENIALTDWFKASYSLLDKSVYWTTISTYMDFFPEVEEMYTQLDAIKSRNKTGNAKFDAFFSKIVDFDFANLAIGYLYTPRSAHPSKEELSDYYIQFKSDPFLSEDLLKFPYGDRFMTSLVYKKIDMSSKPTFQQQVEAIPADVIKGQYVLARLSGARSYSDYQDMYNQYKQYFILKDQQERAQAIAVKLADTKEGTQAIAFSYPDITGKKVSLADLKGKLVLIDLWATWCGPCKAEEPHWEKLNEQFKGKDIAFVGISVDQDKKAWDKYVPEKNLKGIQLHAGPGNDLSAAYKVTGIPRYMLIDKKGNIITTDSPRPSDPKLKSLIETWLAR
- a CDS encoding retropepsin-like aspartic protease; protein product: MTLINNVFAQQDHKLVQQIRQAFKDKNSANLKAALAPSFSIAGNTQQGAVRYLDHILSSYPAENVRFISTQKQDSGHKVAIEISKTDKSTVQTAFYTDSADRMLYLDLFDQLYGMNRYQTSRLRAKIPFENHDGTIILSVKINDFKRPLRLLFDTGADGMAVSQQLADEIGLKVTRQNNASVVGGNMQIQVSDNNTISLDTLKLQGQGIAIFPEMHRETDGIIGNSLVKRFITKVDYDKCELLLYDFGDYQYEQQGHAIPVEMPAGLLIIPGNLEIRAGKSYTGNFVFDTGASYSLICFRPFVRTNRLLVSGFKPEYQGTTASMGMVSPTFTGRSHNFSFSHLPAVPNLPVTLMAGGANNENWKPEFDGSIGVRLISRYNFTINLQNREIYLEPNHLYPYPQDFSIGSYLFGYDSEGKLRLLSVVGAADEKVKLATGAAISSINGIPTHTFLKDKTALESILNLEKGTAITIESQSDTVTQSYTINR
- a CDS encoding PKD-like family lipoprotein, yielding MKTLKNTRYIIILFVLSAFVSCKKDLGNYDYKDINDLTIDGIDTDYRITVGQNIKIEPKLTFTQDPDFKEEDYSYEWISFNPALPQSEQRKLVAETRILNMPFPFGIGNYSLFYRVTEKSSGISWQKTFSLKVEGSFKGGWAFLSEVNNQSQLDFFEYNFETNTYPKEFRKFNLLFSDSETGKTLTLSGKPKFLHGWANRIPATGNPIKYFLYIGTEDATEKLNLTDGFIYSERYAFKFETGGGAALNKVDQIFSCGGGNGFATYNGDAFLRYATFQYNFGTPINRLSDNSYFKIAPFLAVNRNSTINLSTLMYDNTNKRFVRNSNGSMTSTSPLPYNTASAAFNPNNVGKDLVWMGQTLAYGGRAYAILKDNSGYYLARMNNAASFNATYWDDISTLPELSKATAFAVDQQYGYLQYAVGGKLYQYDVDTKETKMQQDYGNRIITMLKYDQTTYVSPVTVNHPTLQNTYGRRFKAVLYGLIVATYDPNTPATSGKVDIYDIPQFNAPYNRYYSFEGFGKVADVCSLDAPLGW
- a CDS encoding DUF4843 domain-containing protein, which codes for MKKIIALSLIVLLLSCKEDPLETFNQEVSGSSIYFPEIYNTALDRKKDFVFEQSFGYMPDTVNVFFKKIDVLATGPIMNVDRIFKISSSPESSLQPGIHYNIDEDKLIIPAGKNTGSLNIILKRTADMKQQQLSATLMLEENENFNTNIKYRFAPNQNFKVSLLKYTIKIDDILNAPYAWSVAPYKPMLEDYLGTYSKTKLQLLLDLFDIEPKYFIDEKYAKENYFTIALLSYWGGYMKFWLAKEAGEGRIHKDETGQVITMGRYAR
- a CDS encoding RagB/SusD family nutrient uptake outer membrane protein, whose protein sequence is MKRYYFFLLIAVFTVTVSCQKWLQVQPEDKFTEEQTFRNEQGFIDELNGIYILMGQNNLYGNHLTLSTVELLAQRYQTAGTSLNTDIAAYEYQKDNVKKIFAGIWQDSYIAIANVNKLLENLETYKANISADKARLIKGEALGLRAFLHFDLLRLFGPGSYTADPIALSIPYYHKLGQNIVDFSTAKDVIQFALTDLEEASKYLDQDPALTQGSLNNNHLRFNYYAVQGLKARVLLWKNDKTGAYQAAKTIIDKSALFPWIIPNKITGDNENPDRIFSTELLFAAYSRELYNDYNKYFYYELSSESLLASGSASFINTVYENNSNDYRKDYIWKVPPTGVAFPTFFKYADLVQKDARQPQRFTIPLIRLSEMYYIAAECATDPNEALSYINTVRNHRGISSLSSSNGLENEILKEYRKEFYGEGQLWYYYKRKQISNIISPSNLNGFVVPASAWAVPVPEEELNNR
- a CDS encoding SusC/RagA family TonB-linked outer membrane protein translates to MKINLNRLSKKDEMHPAVQRSKGDIFPTCLFHQLSKMHFNKTLTTIVMKVQIIAFLMGIGLLQVHANSYGQNITLKQNNITLESTLKEFEKQSGYVFFYKKTDVNTVKNLSVHLEKTPLRQALNTILKDAGFGFEFFDKTVVLKKRPVQRSQVVMNESFVISIPQQTYIRGKVIDESGKPIVGASVRLKSDPQKAVSSQDDGTFTLPLSADHKTVVVSYLGFKSVEVRVTMDQSPIVIKLYKSDQNIDEVVITGMINRKKETFTGATSTFSKEDLKSIGNTNVIQALKSLDPSFLVMENNISGSNPNALATIELRGQTSISTEGLRDEFGEDPNQPLFILDGFPTTLRTITDLDINRISSITILKDAASTAIYGSRASNGVVVVETIRPKAGDININYTLDANVDLPDLSSYNMMNAAEKLEFERLSGRYIRHPRLDNPITQMHLDQLYSDRLKKINQGIDSYWLSDPVQTGFSQRHSLLVTGGEGSLVYTVGGDYKNTSGAMKGSGRKTWGTTLNLSYRNQKLNISNNLYINGYSSNESPYGSFKTWVNTNPYYEKIGSTDRFLEIIQNPYRPQVEYISNPQYNASLGNFDRGKNFSLVNNLQARYDLNSSLKFSTSLQISKNDTKTNVFVSPLDNSFYEKPTLERGSLNSKNLNMFSYIWNIDGQFGKTFGKHLINAFLRTELYSKDATSNGFLAIGFPSASNGNPKFAYGYAPNGRPEASKSISRRHSIISSFNYSYDQRYNADFSFTYDGSTAFGNENIYSPFFSAGLSWNLHKEHFLAQTDWVNLLRLRANVGLTGNQNFASYTSVSTYDYLNSFNQNGQGIIISALGNKDLKWQNTTQYSLGLDANLWNNRVTIQLNAYRKLTDPLVIGVALPPSTALSKYPLNAGSLTVDGMEIMTKYNIINQPQNRTMWTVSLTAATNKQIYNKFNNILESLNTSLRNNKSLIAYRDGGDPADIWTVPSVGIDPSTGLEIFLKKDGTYSYQYDWKDAVVVGNTRPKWQGVFNTNFAYKGFTTSISIRYIYDQDIFNSALFNKVENITMQQLLKYNQDKRALYSRWKNPGDISEFRKIQLNDYNQAYNNLMGIDESTQMSSRFVQQENTISLESVSLGYEWRNKSWMQQARLSNLRLTGYLNDIARLSTVRRERGIDFPYARTVSFSLTANFR